One Enterococcus silesiacus genomic window carries:
- a CDS encoding TetR family transcriptional regulator — protein MSKKTDLRVKRTHKMIIEAFFHLVNEKGYDGITIQDIADEAMINRATFYAHFKDKQDLYEQIFDFAINAFTSIIDTEQIIVSNRIKVKQIEFLLTHIYINIQQNKNFFLTIMDGSSNELLRKKLADIIYEKYADIFSKLKITENDIEVPIDFIIEYMTSIFIGTLHWWITSDTDMAPNHLARLVIKLVGNGHLTVLGLEIDK, from the coding sequence ATGTCGAAGAAAACGGACCTACGGGTAAAACGAACACACAAAATGATTATCGAAGCTTTCTTTCACTTAGTCAACGAAAAAGGGTACGATGGTATAACGATTCAAGACATTGCCGATGAAGCGATGATCAATCGTGCGACTTTCTATGCTCATTTCAAGGACAAACAAGACCTCTATGAACAAATTTTCGATTTTGCGATCAATGCCTTCACCTCTATTATTGATACTGAACAAATCATCGTCAGCAATCGAATCAAAGTCAAACAAATCGAGTTTCTGCTTACGCATATTTATATCAATATTCAACAAAATAAAAACTTCTTTCTGACGATCATGGATGGCAGTTCAAATGAATTATTACGGAAAAAGCTGGCAGATATTATTTATGAGAAATATGCGGATATTTTCTCCAAACTAAAAATTACTGAAAATGATATCGAGGTGCCTATTGATTTTATTATTGAGTACATGACCTCAATTTTTATTGGAACCCTGCACTGGTGGATCACAAGTGACACTGACATGGCTCCCAATCATTTAGCTAGACTTGTCATTAAACTCGTCGGAAATGGACACCTGACAGTCTTAGGACTTGAAATCGACAAGTAA